A stretch of DNA from Salmo trutta chromosome 12, fSalTru1.1, whole genome shotgun sequence:
AAATCATTCACTACCTCTTGAAATGTCAATACAATATTAGTGtgtaacatacagtgccttcagaaagtggtcacaccccttgactttttccagattttgttgttttacagcccaaatttaaatgtattaaattgagatgttgggtcactggcctacacccaacacccaataatgtcaaagtggaattatgtttacaaatgaattaaaaatgaaaagctgaaatgtcttgagtcaataactatGCAACCCCTTTGtgatggcaagcctaaataagttcaggagtaaacatttgcttaacaagtcatagaAATTGCATGGAATCAATAATAGTGTGCAATAATCGTGTTTAACATAATTGTTTTAAATGACTACcatatctctgtaccccacactcACAATtaactgtaaggtccctcagtcaagcaatgaatttcaaacacagattcaaccacaaagaccagggaggttttccaatgccttgcaaagaagggcacctattggtagttgagtaaaaaaaaaaaaaaaaaaacagacattgaaatatccctttgagcatggtaaacttattaattacactttggatggcatATCAATACGCTCAGTCACTACAatgatacaggcgtccttcctaactctgttgccggagaggaaggggaccgctcagggatttcaccatgaggccaatggtgactttaaaacagttacagagtttaaaggCTTTGATAGGAgtaaactgaagatggatcatcAACATTGTAGCTACTCTACAATACGAATCTTAATGCCAGATTAAAAAGAAGGATGCCTGTACGGAAtaagaatattccaaaacatgcatcctgtttgcaacaaggcactaaagtaaaactgtaaaaaatgtggctaagaaattaacttcatgtcctgaatacaaagtgttatgtttggggcaaacacaacacgtcactgaataccactctacatatttcaagcatggtggtggctgcatcatgttatgggtatgcttgtcatcggcaaggactagtgaGTTCTTTTTAGCATAAAAATAAACGgtatagagctaagcacaggctaaatcctagaggaaaacctggttcagtctgctttccaacagactctGGGAgccaaattcacctttcagcaggacaataacctaacacACAGGGCTacatatacactggagttgcttaccaagatgacgttgaatgttcctgagtggcccagttagtttttacttaaatcagcttgaaaatctatggcaagacttgaaaatggctgtctagcgatgatcaacaaccaactttatagagcttgaagaatttttaaaagattGAACAATCCAGGTTGCAAAGTGCTTAGACTTACCCGaaaagactcagctgtaatcactgcaaaaggggattctaacatgtattgactcggggggtctgaatacttatgtaaatgagatatttctgtatttcgttttcaatatatttgcaaaactttgtaaaaacatgttttcactttgtcattatgggctattgtctttagatggggagagaggagaaataaattTAAAgattttttaattcaggctgtaacaacaaaatgtggaataagtcaaggggtattaataccttctgaaggcactgtaagtctaGTTTTGCTCTTCGTGTCCATGTTTCCTCATTTTATGTCagactctctctgtgtttgtgtcacaTCTAACTTAAAAAAGAACATGTGAAACCACCCCTTATATCTCATGCTGTGTCTGGATTCTGATGGGATTGCCTGAATTGTTTTAAATATGGGTTGTTTTGGTGTCATTCACACACTGAGAATGTGTGGGTTGAAAGTGCTGCAGTGAACTCGTCCAGTTGATTAATAACAGAGACTGTAGTGTTGGCCTCTGACACAATGCTGTGCTCTTGTGCTGCATTCTGATTGGCTCTGCTCCTTGTCACTCAACAGGACCCTGAAGAGGATGAGCCAAACCTGAGGGTGCTATTGGAGCATCGTTTCTCCAAGGAGAAGAGCAAGAGTGTGAAACAGACATGTGACAAGTGCAGCACTATCATCTGGGGCCTCATCCAGACCTGGTATACCTGCGCAGGTAGGAGTGCATTAAAACTAAGCCAAAATGTTCTCAGTGGTAAAACCTCATGGACAATGAGTTGTTACAGCTGTATGGTTGAACTTGGGTAAACATATAAAAGAGAGAGCATTGCTAAGCAACCAAAACTGAATAGCGTTCAGTTGCTAGGCAACACTGCCCTCCTGAGGCCTTCTATTGGTCAACGGTGGCCCTGATGAATTAACTGAGTTGGAGAGAGAAATTGAATGAATTGGTGTACTGTATGGCCAACTTTCTCTCCAAAATCTTAAGTCATATATTGAATTTAAAACAGTAGTAACTGTTGACTATATGGGTTGTTCCTCTCGCAGGTTGTTACTACCGTTGCCATAGCAAGTGCTTGAACCTCATCAACAAGCCCTGTGTGAGGTCAAAGGTCAGCCACCAGTCAGAGTACGAGCTCAGCATCTGCCCAGAGATCGGGCTGGACCGGCAGGACTACCGCTGTGCCGAGTGCCGCACGCCTGTGTCACTAAGTGAGTGTTCAGCCTTTATGAGATCGACTTGATAGCCAATTAGCAGTCAGCACAAATTGAAATATATGGGCATGAACTCTATGGACCCTTGTTGTATTAATAACACAGAGTTATAAAAGCAATGCCTAACCTCTGGGTCAATGGCCTGTAGGGCTGTGTGGACATTTTTCTCCTCTCACAGACTGTGACTAaacctgtactgtactatacaagATAAACCTGGAGCCCAATAAGTCTTagtgttcctctgtggggatCTAAAGAGATTTAGCTAGAGCACTTAGTCATTCTCAGCTATGTTGAGTTGTAGTATCTCATTAAGAGTTTAATTATGTTTTGGTTaggaaaatatttgttttgtaatgtgttgtgtgacaGTGTTAGTTGCATGATCAGtgagttgtgtgtgtgactgtgagagtTGTCTCTGAGACAGTTACGTCAGTGAGAGTTGTGTGGTGTTATAATCGCTCACGGAGCCCCATGCTgcactgtgttgtgttgtcctgtaGGGGGCGTACCCAGCGAGGCCAGGCAGTGTGACTACACGGGCCAGTACTACTGTAGCACCTGCCACTGGAATGACACCGCTGTCATCCCTGCACGCGTCATCCACAACTGGGAGTTTGAGCCACGCAAGGTACCAAAGAGAGATGCTAATGGAACACTGTTTTTCCATATCAATATAGTTTTTTTACCCAACCAGGAACTTCAACAAACTctacattatattacattatgAGCAGCTGGTAAGAGAATGCACCGCTGTTTCCTTTGGTGACCGTGTAATGGATAAAGATCACTGAAGAAGCAGGCCTGAAGCCAGGAATAATAATGATCCTATGATGTTGAGAGCATAGAACCCTATCACAGTGTATCACATGGAgacagaacacattaaaacactgTTGTGTTTTCTTAGCGTCTGTGTTTGACTATTTGCATTCTGTGCAGTTCTATCTAACGGTGTGTCCCCTGCTCTCTGGTCAGGTATGTCGTTCCTCCATGCGTTACCTGGCCCTGATGATTCCCCGGCCTGTACTGAAACTGAGGGAGGTCAACCCACTGCTCTTCAACTTTGTGGAGGAACTAGTGGAGATCAGGGTAGGTGACATATCAGCAACAGGGACTCTTTTTGTGCCATAAAttcattaaaatgtgtttttgtctTTTTGTACAGTTTTTGGTTTGCCCTCTATTTCCACTCCATATAAACTGGGATGAAGTCTGGGTTTGCTATAGAACTTGTTTTGGGAGCTCTTCCTTGTCTGTACTATCAAACAGTAGACCTGGCTTTTGTTTTCAGGAGATTCTCACCAGTCAGCAGTTCTATTTGTGCCAGTGTGTTTTGTGGTGAGGGTTAGAATACTGAGGCAGATAGACAGCTGTTTCTGTCATTGGGGAGATTGGAGGGCCAGAGAAGGAAAAACGCTTGCTTATGGTATATAATAAAAATAGTTCCATGAAATTAGAAGTATGGGGTGTGGGGCACATTCAAAAGCGATTTCCCAAAGAACATGTTGTGTCTGACATTGGCCCGTGGAATCAGGGTGTGACTGATGGCTAGTGTGTGAATGTGTTCCTCCCTGCAGAAGCTCCGTCAGGACATCCTACTGATGAAGCCCTACTTCATCACCTGTAAGGAGGCCATGGAGGCACGGCTGCTACTGCAGGTCAGCAACATCCCCGCAATATCaacacatcatcacatcacccCGATATCCTCCCAGCACCCCCACGACATCTTCACCACAGCCGTAATATCACATAAATATCACATTCCAAAATCTGTATAAAGGATATTGCATTTGTGTCCAGTGCCTTGCATAAGGGTCTTGCAGCAGTATTTATTGTTAAACAACCCAGAGGAACCAATTTTTGCTGAGGTCATGGCTGATAGTATGTGCTGCAACAGCGCCACCCTCTGGCCTTTTATTAATAACATACTGCTATAAGAATCAAATCAAGTTTAAATtatcacatgcttcataaacaacagatgtagactaagtaaaatgcttacttacgggcccttcccaacaatgcagaatacaataaagaaaatatatacacacacactaccgttcaaaagttttagaacacatactcattcaaaggtttttctttatttttactattttctacattgtagaataatagtgaagacaacaaaactatgaaatagtacatatggaatcatgtagtaatcaaagtgttatataaaatatatttatttgtttttgagattgttcaaatagccaccctttgccttgatgacaactttgcacactcttggcattctctcaaccagcttcacctggaatgcttaaccaacggtcttgaaggagttcccacatatgctgagcatttgttggctgctccgactcatcccaaaccagctcaatttggttgaggtcgggggggattgtggatgccaggtcatctgatgcagcactccatcactcgaaTTATTGgtaaaatagtccttacacagcctggagggtcattgtcttgttgaaaaacaaatgatcgtctcactaagcccaaaccagatggaatggcatatcgctgcagaatgctgtggtagccatactggttaactgtgccttgaattctaaataaatcacagaccgtgtcaccagcaaagcacctcctcctactccatgctttacggtgggaaatgcacatgcggagatcatccgttcacccacaccacgtctcacaaagacacggcggttgggaccaataatctccaatttggactcatcagaccaaaggacacatttttaccggtctaatgtccattgctcgtgtttcttggcccaagcaagtctcgtcttctttttggtgtcctttagtagtggtttctttgtagaaatttgaccatgaaggcctgattcacgcagtctcctctgaacagtggatgttgagatgtgtctgttacttgaactctgaagtatttatttgggctgcaactctaatgaacttatcctatgcagcagcggtaactctgggtcttcctttcctgtggcagtcctcatgagagccagtttcatcatagcgcttgatggtttttgcgactgcacttgaagaaactttcaatgttcttgaaatgttctgtgttAACTgcacttcatgtcttaaagtaatgatgaactttcgtttctctttgcttatttgagctgttcttgccataatatggacttgtttttttaccaaatagggctattttctgtatagccccccccccctccccccaccttgtcacaacacaactgattggctcaagcgcactaagaaggaaataaattccacaaattaacttttaagaaggcacacctgttaattgaaatgcattccagatgactatctcatgaagctggtttagagaatgccaagagtgtgcaaagctgtcatcaaggcaaagggtggctatttgaagaatctcaaatataaaatatattttgatttgtttaacacttttttgggttactacatgattccatatgtgttatttcatagttttgatgtcttcactattattctacaatgtagaaaatatacaaaaattaagaaaaacccttgactaagtaagtgtgtccaaacttttgaccggtaatgtACATGTTTATAATCAtaatagaaaaaaaatattaacacAAGGAATAACGATgagcaatgatagcttggctataaatactgaacaaaaacataaacgcaacatgtaaagtgttggtcccatgtttcatgagctgaaataaaagattccagaaattgtccatgtgcacaaaaagcgtatttctctcaaatgcttTGCACAAAtgtgttagtgagtatttctttttgccaagttaatccatccacctgaccggtgtggcattatcaagaagctggttattacacaggtgcaccttgtgctggggatgataaaaggccactttaaaatgtgcggttttgtcacacaacacaatgccacagatgtctcaagttttgagggagtgtgcaattggcatgctgacagcaggaatgtcaccccaaagctgttgccagataatttaatgttaatttctctaccataagccatcgttttagagaatatgtccaactggcctcacaactgcagaccacatgtaactacgccagcccaggacctccacctgCGCGattatctgagaccagccatccagacgactgatgaaactgtgggtttgcataaCCGAAGCATTTCTGCACAAACTCTCataaaccatctcagggaagctcatctgcgtgctcgacgtcctcaccagggtcttgacctgattgcagtttggcatcgtaaccgTCTTCGATAGCCACTGGCGCGCTGGAGAAGGGAGagggccctagccctcacccttcgatccaacaggtcccagacgtgctcaatgggattgagtaccaggctcttcgctggccatggcactgacattcctgttttgcaggaaatcatgcacagaacgagcagtatggctggtggcattgtcatgctggagggtcatgtcaggatgagcctgcaggaagggtatcacatgagggaggaggatgtcttcctgtaacgcacagcgttgagattgcctgcaatgacaacaagcaaagtccgatgatgctgtgacacaacgccccagaccatgacgggccctccacctccaaatcgatcccgctccagagtacaggcctcggtttaacgctcattccttcgacgataaacacgaatccgaccatcacccctggtgagataaaaccgcgactcgtcagtgaagagcacttttttccagtcctgtcttgtccagcgacggtgggtttgtgcccatagttgccggggatgtctggtgaggacctgccttacaacaggcctacaagccctcagtccagcctctctcagcctattgcggacagtctgagcactgatggagggattgtgcgttcctggtgtaactcgggcagttgttgttgccatcctgtacctgtcccgcaggtgtgatgttcggatgtaccgatcctgtgcaggtgttgttacacgtggtctgccactgcgagtacGATCAtctgtccttcctgtctccctgtagtgctgtcttacgCATCTCACAGTAcgtacattgcaatttattgccctggccacatctgcagtcctcatgcctccttgcagcatgactaaggcacgttcacgcagatgagcagggaccctgggcatcatgttttggtgtttttcagagtcagtagaaaggcctcctttttagtgtcctaagttttcataactgtgaccttaattgcctaccgtctgtaagctgttagtgtcttaacgaccgttccacaggtgcatgttcattaattgtttatggttcattgaacaagcatgggaaacagtgtttaaaccctttacaatgaagatctgtgaagttttttggatttttacaaatgatctttgaaagacagggagTTTAGGTAGAGGTAATGGTCTTGGTAATGCTAGGCCACATATAAATGTCAATATGCAAGTTATGTGAGTTAATGGGTGAACTCGACGTTACACAGCTACTGTACATTCTTACATGCATACAGTCGTATGTAGGTTTAGTTGTGAGCAGTTATGATACATACAGCACCAGAGGGGATTATTCTAGTTCATATGCAAATGTGAAAAAGTGTTAGAAAATATTGTCCAAAGTTAGGGTTTGTTTTTACAGTGAAAGGGGCTCAAATTTAGGCATTGCTTTTAGTTATTACATTCTGTTAGTTAACATTCAGTTGGTTTAGAGTCAGTTAACCTAATTTAATGGATATGGAAATGTTTCagttccctctgtctctctatatatttgaatctcctttcctctctcagcTCCATGATCGCCAGCACTTTGTGGAGAACAATGACATGTACTCGCTGCAGGATTTGATTGACATCTCCAGTGGCAGACTCAGCTGCTCTCTCACAGAGATCCACACTACCTTTGCCAAGCACATCAAACTGGACTGTGACGTGAGTTGTATACAGTACTTGTCTGTCACAAAGGTGAGGAAGAACCCGAATCATTCTGGGGAGAAAACCAATGGAACAGGCAGATGTTTTGCTGAAGCTGTAGAGACCTGTGATACTGACCTGTGCCCTGTCTTTTTCCTTCTCCAGCGGTGCCAAGCCAAAGGCTTTGTGTGTGAGCTGTGTAAGGAGGGAGACATCCTGTTCCCGTTTGACAGCCACACCTCAGTGTGCCACGACTGCTCTGCTGTCTTCCACAGGTCAGTCCCTTATCTGTGGacaccagaggaggctgatgggaggCGCTATAGGAAGACGAGCCCATTGTaatgaatggaataaatggaatggtatcaaacacatcatacatatggaaaccacatgttcgACTCTGttgcatttattccattccagctattacaatgagccattcctcctatagctcctcccaccagcctccactggcagACACGTTTATAAGACATATGTAGTGTTCATGTGTTCATGTATAATATCAGTGATTGGTTGACACTTGGCTATTTCCTGTGTGCTGTTTCTCTTTAGGGACTGTTTCTATGACAATTCCACAACTTGCCCGAAATGTGCCCGGATGACCGAACGCAAGCATGACGATCCGCCGTATCCGAAAGACACGTAGCCCTGTCGATCTAACCCTGTCACTGGGACTGACCACCTGTGGGAGCGACCATGGCACTTTTTCTTATGTTGAGAACCATCAAGACATTTTTCTGACACAAACATGACTAGctttccctcttgctctctctctctgtttttttgtGGGGATGTTTAAGGTACTTTGTTCCAGTTCAGTGGACTACGGAAGATGGTAGCAGGATACTAGAGTTTAATATGATCCGGTAATGAAGTGTGATACTCTGAGACTGGCTGCATTGTATAGCCACAGAAACGCACCCTGAGCACTAAACCAAtgttgtacagtatgtgtgttactgtgtgagAGTACTGTATGGGCATCATGCTGCAGGCATGAACTGCAATGTGGGTCacataactgtctttacctctTAACATTCTAATATCTTTAACTACCCTGAAGTAGGTGTTAAATTCCAAATTCATCTTAACAAATTAATTTAACAAAACTACCATTCACCTCCAGGCCTTAACTGACATCGATAACAAGAGCCAGGTATTTCTAATGAGGTTAGGTCGTAGCTCTTCAAAACTACTTCCCTATGGGCATTAGGTATTTCACCCCCCCTGTTGTGAAACAATGTGTTACGTGATGGACAATGACACTAAAATTGGTTTTGATTATTTGTTTGAACACCACAAAATGATCTGCCTGAAACACTTCAGAAGAGAACATGTGGTTTGTATGTTATGTCTTAGGCAACTTTAATGCAGTACCTTTTTACAGTAGAATTATTGGGCAGTCATGTAAACAATGTCAAGAGGGTAAAGTCAAGGAGAGCTCATTATGATGTGCTGATTTAACTATATCTTAAGTTGACATTGTGTGCTGGAATTCTAATTGAACACTGTGCATTTACCCATTGATCAAGTCATCAATTTAACagtatttttgtgtggtgttttGTAGCCTGCCTCAAAGTATGGCACATTTTTTGAGCTGACGAATGATACTTCTGGACACATGAGCGTGTAAATGTTTATGTTGACAAAttatttgttttaaaataatgagTGTTTGGCTGTGTTATGTTTGTCTCTAGGTAATGATCTTGATAACATGCAAGTGTAATGTTCCATGTGTTAGTGAAAATCCAGATATAAACATGAAATCTAAGATCATGTGACGTTAAGCATGAATAGTGTATTAATAAATTCTGTTGTGAGGAGTGTTTTAGCTGAAACTGTGGCAGCCTTTGCCAATGTAGCCCTCGGCTCCAGGCCTGTGGCAGAGGCTAATGCAAATATTACTATGTACCGTGGCCATACTAAATGCTGTTTTGAACAGTGTACCAACAGTAAACTGTATTTAAAAAGAAACAGCTGAGAGATTGGTTCTGTCCGATGATCATCGTGGAAAATGTGACCAGTGAATGAGGGGATTCAATTATCTGGCCCGGGTTACCCTGGTGGCAGGAGTTTGGACAGGTGTGCGTTCGTTTCGGAACCGGACTGCCTCCCACCTCCGTGGTTCAAAGCCCACGGTGAAGTCGGCTCCAAAGAAAAGTGACATCGCCGAGGCTAGATCAAGCACGTGGAGTAAAGAGTAGGATTCGGTATTTTCACATGCACAagtgatttattttttataaaaacgctttatctgccttcccatcccaatgaaaactagttagAAAATTCGAACATATGTTATGGACAGGAAATGTACATGTATGGACCTTGCCACCTTGTTGACAACCTCACAGATTACTGTAAAGTTTGAGAAGGGCGCTCCACCGCTTTTGCTCGTTCATAGACATGTGCACCGCAGCTTGGGTTAATAGAACTCCCTCATTTTCATAAACTTCACTTGTTATCGTTCCACGCATATTGACCAATCGCAAAGTAGCGGTCTGGTCCTTCGAGGGACCGGATGAGGTCGTGGGTATGCACGAACATAAATACACTAAAATGTGAATAATTTAACTAGAATTAATCGAATTTCCTTATTGTACAACTCACAAAACGAATGATTGACAGCAATGATAGACGCATAGATACATATTTGTGAATGTTATTTTTTGTTTACATTATTTTACGTCAGGCTTATATAAGGTTGATGATTTGGTTTATCTCACTCTGTGTAATCGTAGCTAGTTTTAAACTGGTGAGCCTCGGGAGTCGGTCTACCGCAACAGCGGGGATACTCTGTCTGCTTCAGCCTAAATATGGTTCGCATGATGGGGCTGCTTTCAGTGAGTGTTTGGCCCCTGCGGAACGGGGTGCAGGCTTGGGGCAGAGGCTGCGCCACCATCCCTGCAGCTTTTCGCTACAGTAACGTTAGCGCATTATCGAAGGTGGGGTGTCATTTCTTTAAATCATTCCGTCTGCCGTCAACTTGCAAAATAACCATGTAATGATATCACACAACATTGATGCCAGATTTACAATATATTTACAAAtgcatgattaagccttgtttgCCTTTACTTGATGAACTTTGTCATAAAGAGTTTCTTGCATAAAGATCCCTTCCTTGCTTATGaaactttttttcccctcattcatTTCATAACATAGCGAGTTGCTGCGTTCTGGGGAAGGGGGCGTCTCAGCTGCAGCACATGGTCATGGCTAGAAGCGATCTCTCCAGTTTTGATCAAATTAACgtcagatttgacttttcgtagcaggttaggataatttactcagcaggttaggagaattatcTTATCATTTTAGGATaattgggttaaggttaaggttaggacaatGTGTTAGGGTTAGATAAAATGCACCAAAAAAATCGACATTTGACGTAAATTTGACGAATTGCATCCCGTCGCAACGGTATCGGAGCTTTTCGTATTATTCCACCCTTGACCCAAATTGCGTGAAACATTCTAGGGCCTTTTGCCAAATCGATGCTTTTATATACTAACATCAGTTCAATGAGTTAATCTGTTTATTAAGGACTTTAATATTATTTACTGTAATAATAATCAGTTATTATGATGTGTGGATGTGTTGTATATTCAGTGAATATAAAAAATAATGCACACCCAAAAATGTTTTGTAGAGgggctgactaacagagagtaaacaatAAAAAGAAAGTCGGCTGCTATACCCATTTAAATGTTTGGGAGCATAATTAGAATATTCAGTGAATAACATCTGAATTGTCTTCAACTGTGTATTGTTGAATATCAGTAGCCTAATGCAGATATTTTAACTCTTTCAAATACGAGATTCAAGGTAGGCTGTGTTAATCCAATCCTGCTCTCTCCTCAGTGTTCCGCATTAAAACGAATCAATCCCATGGGATTAAATCAATGCACTTTCACATTGGCTCGATTGCTCAGTTCCAAACCCCCACGAGGTAAATCACTCTAACACCAGGAATATGTTGATGTTATCAGCTGTGCATGTAATGACCATGGCAATTAAGGATGACTGTGCAATTCATTGTTGCTGTTGTTTGATTGCGTCCTACATCTTCAATCCCTATGCTAATTCCATGTTTTAATTGCTTCAGGATTTGAGAAGTTCTTCCCAAAGAGTGAGGACACTCCTGGAGTGAACAAATCATCTGAAGAGGCCGGAGGTATGACTGATCGCCTATATCCTGTCTCTCTGCTGGCCCACTGTTAACACTGGGATGTCAATGATGGACAGCCAGTTGTCTGTGATTTAATTTCCTGTGTCATTTTGCTTGTTTAGATGAGAAGACCAAAGAGCCAGAATCTCAGGGCGGAGGAGAAGGGGGACCAAATGGaggtggcgagagagagaggaggagaggcggaaggaaggatgaatcagactggtGGACACGCTTCCAGGTCTGTTTCAAAGCCTCCGCTTTCTACAGATCAGACATGTAAACAAACAAGGTGTGCCTGTTTTCTCCACAACAACAGCACTCTGTCATCACTCATTTGATTTTCCACCCCTTAAGCTACCTGATCTGAACCAGAGACGCTATATAAACACGCCAGTCAATAATGCCTTGTGTAGCAGCCTGTTATGTAATAGATGAGAGAGGGAAGTAAAAAAAGTAGAGTTCTATTTATAAAGGGCTGCTGTGTAAGAGGATAAAGGGTCACCTTTTATCATACtactaatgggggggggggttgttgacAGTTGGCATGAGAGGGAGGCAGACGGTGGCCAGAGCCCCACTCTGCCTGCTTCCATTCagacactgtgtctgtgtgtgttcgctTGTGCGTGTGTTGATGAGATGGACTTCTGTATACATCATTTCCACCCTGTTTCCCCTCATTGTTTTCTCTGAATGTGACAGAATGATTTCCCCTGGGATGAGAAGACCATGCGCAATGTCGCGATCGGATTCGCCGGCATGGCCTCCGCGTTCCTGTATTTCTACTTCCGAGAGACTGGGAAGGAAGTCTCCTGGAAGGACTTTGTAAATAGCTACCTGGCCAGAAGACTGGTGAGAGACAGGAGATATACTAGATTACAGTTCTTCACTAG
This window harbors:
- the LOC115203160 gene encoding differentially expressed in FDCP 8 isoform X2, with amino-acid sequence MEYHERPASFRQARLNPFDRGEEEEGGPPGGKTPPQDELRPELFSSASRSQSLDRAMDLGLAEDHFSRPVDSFVALDIEQLKMAIEECKRLILELPEHSERQKDTVVKLIHLRLKLQELKDPEEDEPNLRVLLEHRFSKEKSKSVKQTCDKCSTIIWGLIQTWYTCAGCYYRCHSKCLNLINKPCVRSKVSHQSEYELSICPEIGLDRQDYRCAECRTPVSLRGVPSEARQCDYTGQYYCSTCHWNDTAVIPARVIHNWEFEPRKVCRSSMRYLALMIPRPVLKLREVNPLLFNFVEELVEIRKLRQDILLMKPYFITCKEAMEARLLLQLHDRQHFVENNDMYSLQDLIDISSGRLSCSLTEIHTTFAKHIKLDCDRCQAKGFVCELCKEGDILFPFDSHTSVCHDCSAVFHRDCFYDNSTTCPKCARMTERKHDDPPYPKDT
- the LOC115203160 gene encoding differentially expressed in FDCP 8 homolog isoform X1, yielding MEYHERPASFRQARLNPFDRGEEEEGGPPGGKTPPQDELRPELFSSASRSQSLDRAMDLGLAEDHFSRPVVPVQDSFVALDIEQLKMAIEECKRLILELPEHSERQKDTVVKLIHLRLKLQELKDPEEDEPNLRVLLEHRFSKEKSKSVKQTCDKCSTIIWGLIQTWYTCAGCYYRCHSKCLNLINKPCVRSKVSHQSEYELSICPEIGLDRQDYRCAECRTPVSLRGVPSEARQCDYTGQYYCSTCHWNDTAVIPARVIHNWEFEPRKVCRSSMRYLALMIPRPVLKLREVNPLLFNFVEELVEIRKLRQDILLMKPYFITCKEAMEARLLLQLHDRQHFVENNDMYSLQDLIDISSGRLSCSLTEIHTTFAKHIKLDCDRCQAKGFVCELCKEGDILFPFDSHTSVCHDCSAVFHRDCFYDNSTTCPKCARMTERKHDDPPYPKDT
- the LOC115203160 gene encoding differentially expressed in FDCP 8 homolog isoform X3: MAIEECKRLILELPEHSERQKDTVVKLIHLRLKLQELKDPEEDEPNLRVLLEHRFSKEKSKSVKQTCDKCSTIIWGLIQTWYTCAGCYYRCHSKCLNLINKPCVRSKVSHQSEYELSICPEIGLDRQDYRCAECRTPVSLRGVPSEARQCDYTGQYYCSTCHWNDTAVIPARVIHNWEFEPRKVCRSSMRYLALMIPRPVLKLREVNPLLFNFVEELVEIRKLRQDILLMKPYFITCKEAMEARLLLQLHDRQHFVENNDMYSLQDLIDISSGRLSCSLTEIHTTFAKHIKLDCDRCQAKGFVCELCKEGDILFPFDSHTSVCHDCSAVFHRDCFYDNSTTCPKCARMTERKHDDPPYPKDT